From one Marinobacter sp. LV10MA510-1 genomic stretch:
- a CDS encoding ExbD/TolR family protein codes for MQLVEPRPARPLPIRLTPLIDVVFILLVFFMLTTRLLPVEHLALDNATTPKGSVAGEQIPEMTLYGDGTLGWRGQRLPIPAMVRQFTENGTGEVNLKALGEASLANFTTSLSTLKSAGIDVHWKRMSSNREGQ; via the coding sequence ATGCAACTGGTTGAACCCCGCCCGGCCCGGCCGCTACCGATTCGCTTGACGCCGCTGATTGATGTGGTGTTTATCCTGTTGGTGTTCTTCATGCTGACCACCCGGCTGCTGCCCGTGGAGCACTTGGCGCTGGACAACGCCACCACGCCAAAGGGATCGGTCGCCGGAGAGCAAATACCGGAAATGACACTCTACGGTGATGGCACGCTGGGCTGGCGCGGGCAACGTCTGCCAATACCCGCAATGGTCAGGCAGTTTACGGAGAACGGGACTGGAGAAGTGAACCTGAAGGCACTTGGGGAAGCCTCGCTGGCGAATTTCACGACCAGCCTGAGCACCCTGAAAAGCGCCGGCATCGACGTTCACTGGAAGCGCATGTCATCGAATCGTGAGGGTCAGTGA
- a CDS encoding ExbD/TolR family protein, which yields MSVPITGSEKTLLSQVEDNLLPLINLVFLLLMFFIAVGQISSTSLPDLPDSKAQQSPEQPRADLVIKSSGGWFVDGQSITEAELLDFLPVPNDETPLRIGANRSMTMAAMEELFQRLESGGYKDVVLLVQPGL from the coding sequence TTGAGCGTTCCGATTACCGGTAGCGAAAAAACACTGTTGTCCCAGGTGGAAGACAATCTACTGCCGCTGATCAATCTGGTGTTCCTGTTGTTGATGTTTTTTATCGCGGTGGGCCAGATAAGCTCTACCTCCCTGCCCGATTTGCCAGACTCCAAGGCTCAGCAATCGCCCGAACAGCCCCGGGCGGATCTGGTCATCAAAAGTTCCGGTGGCTGGTTTGTTGATGGCCAGTCAATCACCGAAGCCGAATTACTGGATTTTCTGCCCGTACCCAATGACGAAACGCCTTTGCGTATTGGGGCTAACCGTTCGATGACCATGGCAGCTATGGAAGAACTGTTTCAGCGACTGGAAAGCGGTGGCTACAAGGACGTTGTCTTGCTGGTCCAGCCCGGCTTATGA
- a CDS encoding energy transducer TonB — translation MSLRAHLFILLAAVTLTGTILLFALSTALSTAQPLITIPEGKDPANQTRSIRITLTDRASEPESAAQPVGEPAPRPEPMPEPEPEPEPEPEPEPEPESVPVPAKKASKPVVKTSTKPAEKAVADLSEKAATPARLTKKQLRAGASPQTDSYLAKLVRHLSAYRDYPRRARRLGMQGTPVVMFEFDRAGRLLSYRLLKGSSHRILDDAALNMLKQASPFPPVPDDMASETFRFQLPVAFQLR, via the coding sequence ATGAGTTTACGGGCGCACTTATTTATTCTGCTGGCAGCAGTCACCCTGACCGGAACGATACTGCTTTTCGCACTATCCACGGCACTTTCCACGGCACAACCGCTGATCACGATCCCCGAGGGTAAGGACCCAGCCAACCAGACTCGCTCGATTCGGATTACACTGACCGACCGGGCATCCGAGCCGGAATCGGCTGCGCAACCAGTAGGCGAACCGGCTCCAAGGCCGGAACCGATGCCAGAGCCAGAGCCAGAGCCAGAGCCAGAGCCAGAGCCAGAGCCAGAGCCAGAAAGTGTCCCGGTCCCGGCTAAGAAAGCAAGTAAACCAGTTGTAAAAACCAGCACCAAACCAGCGGAAAAAGCGGTTGCTGACCTATCCGAAAAAGCAGCAACGCCAGCCCGGCTCACAAAAAAACAGCTGCGCGCCGGGGCATCACCGCAGACGGACAGCTACCTTGCCAAGCTCGTGCGCCACTTGAGCGCCTACCGGGACTATCCGCGCCGAGCCCGGCGACTGGGCATGCAGGGAACGCCCGTGGTGATGTTCGAGTTTGATCGGGCAGGTCGACTCCTGAGCTATCGCCTGTTAAAAGGCTCATCCCACCGCATACTGGATGACGCAGCGCTGAATATGCTGAAACAGGCGTCGCCGTTTCCGCCAGTACCGGATGACATGGCCAGCGAGACGTTCCGCTTCCAATTGCCAGTCGCGTTCCAGCTCCGTTAA
- a CDS encoding TonB-dependent receptor family protein: protein MSTPFSRNLLALAILSASMPTMAQEHSLNELVIIGDDASASALPGSAHVVTSEDLETMKYTDIHKAVREVPGVYLKEEDGYGLRPNIGIRGSGSGRSSKITLMEDNVMIAPAPYSAPAAYYSPTFGRMNGIEVLKGPDLLRYGPYTVGGAINLRSTPIPSSEAGNVTTEISENAGKRIHSWYGNSTDNAGFVIETFQDETNGFKELQQSSRDTGFEKQDYVAKARFNSDASADVYHQLDLKFQYSEELSNETYLGLTDDDFRRDPNKRYFLSQLDNMDNRHKGYSARHLVELTEDLSLTTTLYRNEFKRNWYKGNFNNLIEAANNGDQTAYSQLQGTEPVGPFTLTNGAREYLSQGIEVKADYGLTLAGMRHDITIGARVHEDEADRFQPKDRYEQVINNGRPAFEFVEQIAPTGGDNRIDEAEALNLFLADRIAITPDLAVTALLRYEDIETSQTRWSTSERTSASETETASNDTSEVLPGLGATYRLSPTVTLIGGVHRGMAPAGSGGTNVEPELSTNFEAGARYNDGGLRAEAIVFYSDYENTVRNCSIANPCSAGNQIIDSGTVSEGESKIQGIELLAASEFTLANGLTAPVQATWTYTNAEVTKNSDDGSVRKGDNLADLPENVVSVRAGLRDGNLWDAYVNISYVDETCIDNSCDRSGTDNTFRKTDDYTVVDLSSSYALNSSTRVYAKIDNVLDDQEIVSRSPHGARPNLPRTAYVGISVDF, encoded by the coding sequence ATGTCTACGCCTTTTTCCCGAAACCTTCTGGCTCTGGCGATCCTTTCCGCCTCTATGCCGACCATGGCCCAGGAGCACAGCCTTAACGAACTGGTCATCATCGGCGATGATGCATCCGCATCCGCCCTGCCCGGCTCCGCCCATGTGGTTACCAGCGAAGACCTGGAAACCATGAAGTACACGGACATTCACAAAGCCGTGCGAGAGGTGCCAGGGGTTTACCTGAAAGAAGAGGATGGCTACGGCCTGCGCCCGAACATCGGCATTCGTGGCTCAGGCTCCGGCCGCTCTTCCAAAATCACACTGATGGAAGATAACGTGATGATCGCTCCGGCACCCTATTCGGCGCCAGCGGCTTACTACTCACCAACGTTCGGCAGAATGAACGGAATCGAGGTTCTGAAAGGGCCAGACCTGCTGCGTTACGGCCCCTATACGGTGGGTGGAGCCATTAACCTGCGCTCAACACCCATTCCCTCATCGGAAGCTGGTAATGTAACGACCGAAATCTCGGAAAATGCAGGCAAACGCATTCACAGCTGGTACGGAAACAGCACCGACAACGCCGGATTCGTGATCGAAACCTTCCAGGACGAAACAAACGGCTTCAAGGAGCTTCAGCAATCCAGCCGTGATACCGGTTTCGAAAAGCAGGACTACGTTGCCAAGGCGCGCTTTAATTCCGACGCCTCCGCTGACGTTTATCACCAGCTCGATCTGAAATTCCAGTACAGTGAGGAGCTGAGCAACGAAACCTACCTTGGACTAACCGACGACGACTTCAGGCGTGACCCGAACAAGCGTTATTTCCTGTCCCAGCTCGACAACATGGACAACCGCCACAAGGGCTACTCCGCCAGGCATCTGGTGGAACTGACTGAAGACCTGTCACTGACCACCACGCTCTACCGCAACGAGTTCAAGCGCAACTGGTACAAAGGCAACTTCAACAACCTGATTGAAGCCGCCAACAATGGCGACCAGACTGCCTACAGCCAGCTTCAGGGTACCGAGCCCGTTGGCCCATTCACGCTGACCAACGGCGCACGGGAATACCTGTCCCAGGGTATCGAAGTGAAAGCCGACTATGGCCTCACACTGGCGGGTATGCGCCACGACATTACCATTGGTGCCCGCGTGCACGAGGATGAAGCGGATCGCTTCCAGCCCAAGGATCGCTATGAGCAGGTCATCAACAACGGCCGCCCGGCCTTCGAGTTTGTTGAACAGATCGCACCCACCGGCGGTGATAACCGCATCGACGAGGCCGAAGCCCTTAACCTGTTTTTGGCAGACCGGATCGCCATTACCCCCGACCTGGCCGTAACCGCCCTGCTGCGCTATGAGGATATTGAAACCTCGCAGACCCGCTGGAGCACCTCGGAGCGCACGTCGGCCAGTGAAACAGAAACTGCCAGCAACGACACCAGCGAAGTGCTGCCCGGCCTTGGCGCAACCTACCGCCTGAGCCCAACGGTTACCCTGATCGGTGGCGTGCACCGCGGCATGGCGCCGGCCGGCTCAGGCGGCACTAACGTGGAGCCGGAGTTGAGCACCAACTTCGAGGCTGGCGCACGATATAACGATGGTGGCTTGCGTGCCGAAGCCATCGTGTTCTACAGCGATTATGAAAATACCGTGAGAAACTGCTCCATTGCCAATCCCTGCAGCGCCGGCAATCAGATCATTGATTCCGGGACAGTCAGCGAAGGAGAATCGAAGATTCAGGGTATCGAGTTGCTGGCCGCCTCTGAGTTCACACTCGCCAACGGTCTGACTGCGCCGGTGCAGGCCACGTGGACCTACACCAATGCCGAAGTCACCAAAAACAGCGACGATGGTAGCGTGCGCAAGGGCGACAACCTGGCAGACTTGCCCGAAAATGTCGTATCTGTGCGTGCAGGCCTGCGCGATGGCAACCTCTGGGATGCCTACGTCAATATCTCGTATGTTGACGAAACCTGCATCGACAACAGCTGTGACCGCTCAGGCACTGATAACACATTCCGTAAAACCGACGACTACACCGTGGTGGACCTCTCCAGCAGCTACGCCCTGAACTCATCCACCCGGGTCTATGCCAAGATCGATAACGTCCTCGATGACCAGGAAATCGTTTCCCGCAGCCCCCATGGCGCCAGACCCAACCTGCCTCGCACGGCCTATGTGGGTATCAGCGTCGATTTCTGA
- a CDS encoding metal/formaldehyde-sensitive transcriptional repressor yields MSHITHNKSKLLGRVRRIRGQVEALERALDTDKGCAEVLHQIAAVRGATNGLMAEVMEDHMQMHVANPDITSDAERNQGANELMDVIRTYLK; encoded by the coding sequence ATGAGCCACATCACACATAACAAATCCAAGTTGCTGGGCCGTGTGCGCCGTATACGCGGCCAGGTTGAAGCGTTGGAACGAGCCCTTGATACAGATAAAGGCTGCGCTGAGGTGTTACATCAGATCGCCGCCGTCCGCGGTGCCACAAATGGTCTTATGGCCGAAGTCATGGAAGACCATATGCAAATGCATGTCGCCAATCCGGATATCACAAGCGACGCCGAGCGCAATCAGGGTGCCAATGAACTGATGGACGTCATTCGCACCTACCTCAAGTAA
- the dmeF gene encoding CDF family Co(II)/Ni(II) efflux transporter DmeF, translating to MHEKDSSKWHHDHAFGQDQKRSGEKRTLIVVGLTLVMMVWEIAAGLAYGSMALLADGLHMGSHATALGIAAFAYAYARKNATNARFSFGTGKVNALGGFTGAILLAGFALFMVIESVDRFMNPVVISFNGAIFVAVIGLIVNGVSAWILGDDHDHSHAHQEDESRSHHHHSHHDHNRQAAYFHVLADALTSLLAIIALLAGKYAGWNWMDPVMGIVGAILITRWSWGLLQTTASVLLDEQQTSIVQDIKRTVECDDTRVSDLHVWSIGPNLYAAIVAIVAHCPQSPGHYRDRIQTGHSSLVHVTVEVETCPSHS from the coding sequence ATGCATGAAAAAGATAGTTCAAAATGGCACCATGACCACGCTTTTGGGCAAGACCAGAAACGGTCTGGTGAAAAGCGCACATTAATCGTCGTCGGACTGACTCTGGTGATGATGGTCTGGGAAATTGCAGCCGGCTTGGCCTATGGCTCCATGGCACTGCTTGCCGACGGCCTGCACATGGGCTCACATGCGACGGCGCTGGGCATCGCTGCGTTCGCATACGCGTACGCCAGGAAGAACGCCACTAACGCCCGTTTCAGTTTTGGTACCGGCAAGGTTAATGCACTGGGAGGATTCACCGGTGCCATACTTTTAGCTGGATTCGCACTTTTTATGGTGATTGAAAGCGTCGACCGTTTTATGAATCCGGTTGTCATTTCGTTCAACGGAGCTATTTTTGTTGCGGTTATAGGTTTGATCGTAAATGGCGTATCGGCCTGGATTCTCGGCGACGATCATGATCACAGCCACGCCCATCAGGAAGATGAATCACGCAGCCACCATCACCACAGCCATCACGATCATAATCGCCAGGCGGCCTATTTCCACGTGCTGGCCGACGCGCTCACCTCTCTCCTCGCCATTATAGCCCTGCTTGCCGGCAAATATGCGGGATGGAATTGGATGGACCCGGTTATGGGCATTGTTGGAGCCATACTTATCACCCGCTGGTCCTGGGGCCTACTGCAGACCACTGCGAGTGTATTGCTCGACGAACAGCAGACAAGTATCGTGCAGGACATCAAACGTACGGTGGAATGTGACGATACGCGTGTGAGTGATCTCCATGTCTGGTCGATTGGACCCAATCTGTACGCCGCGATTGTCGCGATCGTTGCCCATTGTCCGCAGTCTCCCGGCCATTACCGTGACCGAATCCAAACCGGCCACTCGTCGCTCGTACATGTGACAGTGGAAGTCGAAACCTGCCCATCGCATTCCTAA
- a CDS encoding manganese efflux pump MntP family protein, translated as MNPIALLLLALSMSTDAFAVAICKGASLKNPRFSEALRMGLIFGLIEAITPLIGWLIGNIAASYVDVWGHWIAFALLVALGLHMLYEGLNPCREEIEKPSRHSFLKIALTAFGTSIDAMAVGASLAFVEVNIFLAAGLIGLATTVMVTLGVMLGRVVGSLFGQKAEIMGGLTLIAVGAWILSGNL; from the coding sequence ATGAACCCCATAGCCCTTCTTTTGTTGGCTCTTTCAATGTCTACTGACGCGTTTGCAGTAGCCATATGCAAGGGCGCAAGCCTTAAAAATCCCCGGTTCTCCGAAGCGTTAAGAATGGGCCTCATTTTTGGATTAATAGAGGCCATCACTCCCCTTATCGGTTGGTTAATCGGTAATATCGCCGCGTCTTATGTGGATGTTTGGGGTCACTGGATAGCGTTCGCGTTATTGGTGGCTCTTGGCTTACACATGCTCTATGAAGGCCTGAATCCATGTAGAGAAGAGATAGAAAAACCCTCCAGACATTCTTTTCTTAAGATTGCTTTGACCGCATTTGGCACCAGTATTGATGCGATGGCAGTGGGTGCAAGCCTGGCATTTGTAGAGGTGAACATATTTCTGGCCGCTGGGCTCATTGGCTTGGCCACAACGGTAATGGTTACGTTAGGCGTCATGTTGGGACGAGTCGTGGGTTCACTGTTCGGCCAGAAGGCTGAAATTATGGGCGGTCTGACACTGATTGCCGTTGGTGCATGGATCTTGTCAGGCAATCTTTAA
- a CDS encoding metal-sensing transcriptional repressor: MANDQMHHSHPQIVKRLKRAQGHLGGVIEMIETGRSCLELAQQLHAVEKAIQQAKRVLVQDHIEHCLDDAIGPLEPEQQSSVDEFKAIARYL; this comes from the coding sequence ATGGCGAATGATCAAATGCACCACTCGCATCCGCAGATCGTCAAGCGCCTGAAGCGGGCTCAAGGTCATCTGGGCGGCGTGATAGAGATGATTGAGACAGGGCGATCCTGCCTGGAACTGGCGCAGCAGCTTCATGCTGTGGAAAAAGCCATTCAACAGGCAAAGCGGGTGTTGGTACAGGACCACATCGAGCACTGCCTGGATGATGCGATTGGTCCGCTGGAACCGGAACAACAAAGCAGTGTTGATGAGTTCAAAGCCATTGCCCGTTATCTTTGA
- a CDS encoding HupE/UreJ family protein, whose protein sequence is MLSTLFDGHWRARTAAGGRRLIWVFLTLGLLGMSAEVLAHAIAQGDKGYIQEISGVNLIAFIYLGAKHMVTGYDHLLFLLGVIFFLYRMQHIAIYVSLFALGHSTTMLLGVYFNVGINSYIIDAIIGLSVVYKALDNVGAYQRWFGFQPNTKAATLIFGFFHGFGLSTKIIEYDISPDGLIPNLLAFNVGVEIGQLLALAMILIVMSYWRKTDGFFRHAYTANVAMMSAGFLLIGYQLTGYFVA, encoded by the coding sequence ATGTTGTCAACTTTGTTTGACGGCCATTGGCGTGCGCGCACAGCCGCCGGCGGTCGCCGTCTTATCTGGGTATTCCTGACACTGGGTTTGCTCGGAATGAGCGCCGAGGTGCTGGCCCATGCCATTGCCCAGGGAGACAAGGGGTACATCCAGGAAATATCCGGGGTAAACCTCATTGCGTTCATCTATCTCGGGGCCAAACACATGGTCACCGGTTATGACCACCTGTTGTTCCTTCTGGGGGTCATCTTCTTCCTTTACCGCATGCAGCACATCGCAATCTACGTAAGCCTGTTTGCGCTGGGGCATTCCACCACCATGCTGTTGGGCGTGTACTTCAACGTCGGCATCAACAGCTACATCATTGACGCCATCATCGGGCTGTCGGTGGTGTACAAGGCACTGGATAACGTGGGCGCGTATCAGCGCTGGTTCGGCTTCCAACCCAACACCAAGGCCGCCACCTTGATCTTCGGCTTCTTCCACGGCTTTGGTCTGTCCACGAAAATCATTGAGTACGACATCTCTCCGGATGGGCTGATACCGAATCTGCTCGCGTTCAATGTGGGTGTGGAAATCGGCCAGCTTTTAGCTCTGGCGATGATTCTCATCGTCATGAGCTACTGGCGTAAAACCGATGGTTTTTTTCGTCATGCCTATACCGCCAACGTGGCCATGATGAGCGCCGGCTTCCTGCTCATCGGTTATCAGCTCACCGGCTATTTTGTCGCTTAA
- a CDS encoding saccharopine dehydrogenase, protein MSKLKDEKSILIVGGYGIVGTQIASILRQRHPKMPLIIAGRDFKKGKEFAETLGHAEGIAMDVTQVNQISPLNGRLAAVVTATNDPNNYILLDTINNNIPYVDITRWTTRLKEAIIRISGEKVTQSTIFSSAWMAGTAALLAKKVSEQFSIIDTIDIDILFSLKDKAGPNSIEYVDQIGTPYDVFDGGIIRTVKPMTEPKHVDFNSGFSAKTYRFDTPDQLTLPMGSKANSVSARIAYDDKYTVGLLSFMVRSGLWRIINRPMFKKIRHSLLYNPGEGGPHEVLVTVVGKGSDGLDKTVRASLLDDKGQTHLTALGCVIQVERALNIGSKTEAYHGITFPEHHEDIDIALATLQEHGVKISIES, encoded by the coding sequence ATGAGCAAGCTTAAAGATGAAAAATCGATACTAATCGTTGGTGGCTATGGCATTGTCGGTACGCAGATTGCGTCGATACTGAGACAGCGACATCCAAAAATGCCCTTAATAATTGCGGGACGTGATTTCAAGAAAGGAAAAGAGTTTGCAGAAACCCTCGGTCATGCTGAGGGTATTGCAATGGATGTAACACAGGTTAATCAGATATCACCTTTAAACGGTAGATTAGCGGCGGTAGTTACTGCAACCAATGATCCCAATAATTATATTTTGTTAGATACTATTAATAATAATATTCCTTACGTTGATATAACTCGTTGGACCACGCGGCTTAAAGAAGCAATTATCCGCATTTCGGGTGAAAAAGTTACTCAGTCAACCATATTTTCTTCTGCATGGATGGCTGGTACAGCTGCTCTATTGGCAAAAAAAGTGTCCGAACAATTTTCAATTATAGATACGATAGATATCGATATACTTTTCTCACTAAAAGATAAAGCTGGTCCAAATTCAATTGAATATGTCGATCAAATAGGTACACCGTATGATGTTTTTGATGGTGGAATTATTAGAACTGTCAAGCCAATGACTGAACCGAAGCATGTAGATTTTAACAGCGGCTTTAGCGCTAAGACCTACCGCTTTGATACTCCTGACCAACTGACGCTACCGATGGGCTCAAAAGCAAATAGTGTCTCAGCGCGCATTGCATACGATGATAAATACACTGTCGGTTTATTATCCTTCATGGTTCGATCTGGACTTTGGCGTATTATTAATAGACCTATGTTCAAAAAAATTAGACACTCATTACTCTATAATCCTGGCGAAGGCGGTCCGCACGAAGTTCTTGTGACTGTTGTAGGCAAGGGTTCTGATGGCTTGGATAAAACTGTTCGCGCTAGTTTGTTGGATGATAAAGGACAGACTCACTTAACAGCTTTAGGTTGTGTTATTCAAGTCGAACGAGCTTTAAATATTGGAAGTAAAACAGAGGCTTATCATGGAATAACCTTTCCAGAACACCACGAAGATATTGATATCGCGCTCGCTACACTTCAAGAACATGGTGTAAAAATTTCAATCGAAAGTTAA
- a CDS encoding TetR/AcrR family transcriptional regulator: MTILKESGNQGLTMRKVAETADMRLSNVQYYFKTKELLLEALLEGFLLDYAESMQLLSVSDNHDSEKKLGLLSSLILNYIDNIDCIIVFKEIWVIAERNSGVKKAVDEYYKKLHAMLFEALKQAAPENCQSQQLNNAIAILLPFIEGYCITSSNIKISNVKLSEQLGLVLYYCLSLKA, encoded by the coding sequence ATGACTATTTTGAAAGAGTCAGGTAATCAGGGCCTGACGATGAGAAAAGTCGCAGAGACAGCCGACATGAGACTGAGCAATGTGCAGTATTATTTTAAAACTAAAGAGCTGCTTTTAGAGGCTTTGCTTGAAGGCTTTTTATTAGACTATGCTGAGTCGATGCAATTGCTTTCGGTTTCCGATAATCACGACTCAGAAAAGAAATTAGGATTGTTATCTTCACTCATTTTAAATTACATTGATAACATCGATTGTATCATCGTATTTAAAGAAATATGGGTAATAGCGGAGCGTAATAGCGGAGTAAAAAAAGCGGTAGATGAATATTACAAAAAGCTGCACGCAATGCTTTTTGAAGCATTAAAACAAGCTGCTCCCGAAAACTGTCAGAGTCAACAATTGAATAATGCGATTGCTATTTTATTGCCCTTTATTGAAGGCTACTGCATCACGTCATCAAATATTAAAATTTCAAATGTAAAGTTATCAGAACAATTAGGACTTGTACTTTATTATTGCCTTTCATTGAAGGCTTAG
- a CDS encoding copper resistance CopC family protein, which yields MKKIQTLVTIVALAASSSVLAHATMEGTFPQDGAMVMEPTRHVEVNFDMPMKLINLKVIGADGTPVAVDYERAKEAGTHFKGMTPVLVPGNYTVHWKAVGDDGHMMDGTFGFMQH from the coding sequence ATGAAAAAGATCCAAACATTAGTAACCATTGTAGCTTTAGCAGCATCGTCCTCAGTCCTTGCACATGCAACGATGGAAGGCACATTTCCGCAGGATGGAGCAATGGTGATGGAGCCAACCAGGCATGTCGAAGTGAATTTCGACATGCCTATGAAATTGATTAATCTAAAGGTGATCGGTGCCGATGGAACACCTGTTGCCGTCGACTATGAACGCGCTAAAGAAGCAGGCACACATTTCAAGGGGATGACACCCGTATTGGTGCCCGGCAACTACACCGTGCACTGGAAAGCGGTGGGCGATGATGGCCACATGATGGATGGAACGTTTGGCTTTATGCAGCACTAA
- a CDS encoding ArsJ-associated glyceraldehyde-3-phosphate dehydrogenase, which translates to MSTLKVGINGFGRIGRLALRAAFDWPDMAFVAINDPGANAEGLAHLLNFDSVHGRWQHNATAEGQCLRVGNHSIRVTANKTIAETDWSDCDVVIEASGKMKTVEVLNGYLEQGVKRVVVTAPVKEAGALNIVMGVNDDQFDPALHRIVTAASCTTNCLAPVVKVIHEKLGIRHGSITTIHSLTNTQTILDAPHKDPRRARACGSSLIPTTTGSATAIIEIFPELKGRLDGHAVRVPLTNASLTDCVFEVETPTDRDTVNALLKEAADGPLAGILGYEERPLVSIDYKTDPRSSIVDALSTLVVNGSQVKIYAWYDNEWGYANRTVDLVRKVGAA; encoded by the coding sequence ATGAGCACATTAAAAGTGGGCATCAACGGGTTTGGTCGCATCGGTCGGCTGGCGCTGCGTGCGGCGTTTGACTGGCCGGATATGGCGTTTGTGGCGATCAACGACCCCGGTGCCAATGCTGAAGGTCTAGCCCATTTACTCAACTTTGACAGTGTTCACGGCCGCTGGCAGCACAACGCCACGGCTGAGGGCCAATGCCTTAGAGTTGGCAATCACAGCATCCGCGTTACCGCCAATAAAACCATTGCTGAAACGGATTGGTCTGATTGCGATGTAGTGATCGAAGCCAGTGGCAAGATGAAAACCGTCGAGGTCTTGAACGGCTATCTTGAGCAAGGCGTCAAGCGTGTCGTAGTCACGGCGCCGGTAAAAGAAGCCGGGGCACTCAATATCGTCATGGGCGTCAACGACGACCAGTTTGACCCAGCCCTGCACCGGATCGTAACGGCCGCATCCTGCACAACCAATTGCCTGGCACCGGTGGTTAAGGTGATCCACGAGAAACTCGGTATTCGACATGGCTCGATCACAACGATTCACAGCCTGACCAATACTCAAACGATCCTGGATGCACCCCACAAGGACCCTCGTCGCGCGCGGGCCTGTGGCAGCTCCCTGATTCCCACAACCACCGGATCGGCGACCGCCATTATCGAGATTTTTCCGGAGCTCAAAGGTCGGCTCGACGGCCATGCAGTGCGGGTCCCGCTGACCAATGCCTCCCTGACGGATTGTGTCTTTGAAGTCGAAACGCCGACTGACCGGGATACGGTGAATGCACTGCTCAAAGAGGCGGCGGACGGCCCACTGGCTGGCATTTTGGGCTATGAAGAACGGCCATTGGTATCCATTGACTACAAAACTGACCCGCGGTCATCAATCGTTGACGCGCTGTCGACCCTGGTTGTAAACGGCAGCCAGGTGAAAATCTATGCCTGGTATGACAATGAATGGGGCTATGCGAACCGGACGGTGGACCTGGTCCGCAAGGTCGGGGCGGCCTGA
- a CDS encoding metalloregulator ArsR/SmtB family transcription factor translates to MPEIRRRVLFVCTANSARSLMAEALLKHLAGDQFEVASAGTEPSKPHPLALQCIDEAGLDSTTARSKSVASVGDVHWDYVITLCDKASRECQPIASFGQMIAWDFPDPVPKNRHATFALVMKELKDRISLFVLVHQKTVHRSIHYPPAGVFKALGDENRLASMLLILQQEELCVCELTEALDVSQPRISRYLGQLRDLALVQGERRGQWIYYRLHPALPDWVLTALTAALDENVALLEPMAKRLLSMPNRPAQAIF, encoded by the coding sequence ATGCCGGAGATCCGACGCCGAGTACTCTTTGTGTGCACCGCTAACAGTGCACGCTCACTCATGGCCGAAGCCCTTTTGAAGCACTTGGCGGGCGATCAGTTTGAGGTGGCAAGCGCCGGCACTGAGCCGTCGAAGCCGCATCCTCTCGCGCTTCAGTGCATTGACGAAGCCGGCCTTGATAGCACCACCGCGCGTAGCAAATCGGTCGCGTCGGTTGGCGATGTGCATTGGGACTACGTTATCACCCTCTGTGACAAAGCGTCGCGTGAATGCCAGCCCATCGCATCCTTCGGTCAGATGATTGCCTGGGATTTCCCGGATCCAGTCCCTAAAAATCGCCATGCGACGTTTGCTCTGGTTATGAAAGAGCTCAAGGATCGTATTAGCCTGTTTGTTCTGGTCCATCAAAAAACCGTCCATCGTTCGATTCACTACCCGCCGGCAGGTGTTTTCAAAGCATTGGGCGACGAGAATCGTCTGGCCTCTATGCTATTGATCCTGCAACAGGAAGAGCTTTGTGTTTGCGAGCTGACAGAGGCACTCGATGTCTCGCAACCGCGGATCAGCCGGTACCTAGGGCAACTCCGTGATTTGGCACTGGTGCAGGGTGAGCGCCGGGGGCAGTGGATCTACTATCGGCTGCATCCCGCCTTGCCCGACTGGGTGCTGACGGCTCTGACCGCCGCGCTTGACGAAAATGTCGCATTGTTGGAACCCATGGCCAAACGACTATTGAGCATGCCGAATCGACCGGCCCAAGCCATTTTTTAA